A window of Flavobacterium psychrophilum genomic DNA:
TCTTTCGAGATACAAAAAGGTAATGTATACGGAATCCTTGGACCTAACGGCAGTGGAAAATCGACCACGCTGGGCATCATATTAAATGTTGTAAACAAAACGTCAGGCAGTTACAGCTGGTTTAGCGGCAAACTCGAAACGCACGAAGCATTAAAAAAAGTAGGCGCTATTATAGAGCGACCTAACTTTTACCCTTACATGACGGCATATGACAACCTAAAGCTTGTATGTAATATTAAAGGCGCTGCCCTGTCTAAAATTGACGAAAAACTGGAACTTGTAGGGTTACTGGATAGAAAAGACAGCAAATTCCGCACTTTTTCTTTGGGTATGAAACAACGCCTTGCTATTGCCTCTGCCTTGCTTAACGATCCTGAAATACTTATTCTTGATGAGCCTACAAACGGACTCGACCCTCAGGGTATCAGACAGATAAGGGATATCATCAGGAAAATTGCTTCTTTTGGCACTACTATTTTACTTGCCTCTCACCTTTTGGATGAAGTAGAAAAAGTATGCAGCCATGTGCTTGTACTTAGAAAAGGACAGATCTTATATACCGGAAGTGTAAACGGAATGATATCTAACGAAGGATTCTTTGAACTTCAGGCCGATGATGCCAATACATTGAAAAACCTTATGGCCAGCCATCCTGCAACAGATAAAATAGAAGAAACTGAAGGCAAACTATTGGTTTACCTTAAAGAGCCCCTGGAACCCGCCGAGCTTAACCGCTACCTGTCTACCAATGGCTTGTACCTTAACCATCTTGTAAAAAGAAAACACAGCCTTGAAGAGCAATTTATCCAGTTAACTTCTAATCAACCGTCAAACTAACACGCCATGAAACGTCTTTTAAATATAGAACTCCAAAAATTATGGAAAAACAGGGCAAGTAAAGTACTTATACTTACCTATTTTATCCTGCTTTCTTTTATAGCATTGCTTTCGTCGGTTAACTTTAGTTTCCTGGGAATAGACTTTCGCCTTGCCGATATGGGTATTTTTAACTTCCCATACATTTGGCATCTTAATACTTATATAGCTGCACTGCTCAAATTTTTCCTGGCTGTGGTAATTGTGTCTATGATGGCAAACGAATATACCTATGGCACATTAAAACAAAACCTTATTGACGGTTTAAGCAAAAAGGAATTTATAGCATCAAAATTCATAACTGTGACCCTGTTCGCTGCGGTATCAACAGTGTTTATATTTATCCTTTCGCTTATATTGGGATACTGTTTCTCATCGTATACAGAAATTTCTATTGTTACCACAGACCTTATTTATATTCTGGCCTATTTCGTTAAGCTGACAGCATTCTTTGCCTTCTGTTTATACATTGGTATACTTATCAAAAGATCGGCTTTTGCCATAGGTTTTATCTTTGTTTGGTGGATTGTAGAAGGTATTATAAAAGGACTTTTACGCTGGAAGATATTACGCGATGGCGAACTATCAGATACTGTTATGGGCTTTTTCCCGCTGGAAGCTATGAGTAACCTTATAAAAGAACCATTTACAAGGTTACAGGCATATAAAGCAATTGAAAATCAGGTATCCGGAAAAGAGAGTTTTAAATTCTATGGGGTTCATTGGTACGAATTGGTAATTGTAGTTTGCTGGATTGCCATTTTTGTATACTTATCCTACCGCACTTTAAAGAAAAGAGACTTGTAATATTTTTAGTTCAACTACAACGTAAAAGGGAAGATTTTTAACAAAAAGTCTTCCCTTTTCTTGTTAAAGTTAATATTGTGTTAATGTAAATTAATACATTTACGAAAAAAGACTAATTGTTACACTGCTATGAAACAATCGTTATTACTTATTCTGCTGTTTATTTTAAGCATAACATCCTCTTTTGCCCAAAGTGATTGCAGCAACGCCATTACCGTATGCGGAAACACCGGCTACTCCGGCCTTACAGCTACCGGAGCCGGAGATGAGGACGAACTTACATTTATTAACAATGATTGCATGGGAACCGAAAACAATAGTATCTGGCTAAGGCTACCCATAAATACCGGTGGCACACTGGGCTTTATACTTACACCTACCAATCCTGATATCCAGGTAGATTTTGATTTCTTTATTTTTGGACCGAATGCAACCTGCAATAATTTAGGTAAGGCGATACGCTGCTCAACCTCAAACCCTTTTGAAACCAATGCGCTTAATAACCATACGGGTATGTCTGAAGACGAAATAGACGCATCTGAAGGCCCGGGAGAATTTGGAAATAATTTTGTACAGTGGCTAACGGTACAACCTGGAGAAGTCTACTTTTTAGTAATAGACCGCCCTATTGGTGCAAGCGATTTTGACTTGCAATGGACGGGAACAGCAACCTTTTTTGAAGCTCCCCAATTCAATAATCCTCAGGCTGTGGCGCTCGATATATTACAATGCGATAGCGATGCTGTTGACGACCAGAAAACAGAATTTGACCTTACCATAAACAGTCCGATGCTTATTAACAGTCAGCCGGACGTAGAGCTAACCTACCACGAAAATATAAATGATGCCATTTTGGGCATTAACGAAATTTCAAATCCGGGTGCATATACCAATACCAGTAATCCGCAAACTGTGTTTATGAGGATGCTTCGCAGTGCGACTGAGTGCTTTGAAACACAGGAATTTAATATAGAGGTGACAAATCCTGTAGTAGCAGGGCAGCCTAATGACCTGGAGCTTTGTGATATTAATGAAAACGGGAAAAGAAGATTTAACCTTACGGCAAATGATGCCCTTATAAAAGGCAGCAACACTACAGCAGCAGTTACTTATTATACTGTAGAGGCTGATGCGCAGGCTGAGAATAATCCGCTACCTTCAACATATGAATCTGCAACAGGAACAATATGGGCAAGGCTGGAAAATACCATTGGCTGCCACGGATTTGATATTGTTTCATTTAAAGTTATAGTAACACCGCTTCCTGAAATTAACTATACACTCGATGTTGTAGACTTTACCAACAACCGCAATTCCATAAATATCAACATGCCCGATCCTGAAGATTATGAATTTTCAATAAACGGCAGCATTTTTAGTGATACCCACTTCTTTGGAAATCTTGAACCGGGACCGTATACAGTTACTATTAGTGCAAAAACCGGATGTAAAGCCGTAAGCGAAGATGTGCTAATTTTAAATTACCCAAGATTTTTCACACCGAATGGCGATAATGAGAATGAGATATGGAGAATTCCGTACTTAACACTTCAGCCTCAGGCCACTGTAACCATTTTTGATAGATACGGAAAACTAATCAAAGGTTTTAAAGGTAATAGTGGATGGGATGGTACGCTTGATAGTGAGAAACTTCCTTCAACAGACTATTGGTTTGTATTACAATTAGATAGCGGTAGAACAATTAAAGGGCATTTTGCGATGATACGGTAATTTTTTTCTAAATTTATTAAAAAATTAATATTGCTATGCTGTGAGAGTTACGTATGTTCTCATATTACTGTTATTATTTTCCTTTGCCGGTAATGCTCAAAATGATTGTCCCGATGCAATAATTGTATGTGGGGATGCTAATTATTTTGACCTTGAAGCGGAAGGAGAAGGCGAATTCCCCGAGATTACGCCCGAAAACGCATGCAGTAGTGGCGAGAACAATTCTATCTGGCTAAAAATACAGATCAATCAGGGTGGTACTTTAGGCTTTATACTTACGCCCGAAGAAGATGCTATGGAGATTGACTTTGATTTCTGGCTCTTCGGCCCCATTGAAGAATGCGGTGTTATAGGCACGGCAATACGCTGTAGTACTACCAATCCGTTACAGGCGGGACTCGATTATATTACTACCGGAATGAATGAAACAGAAACAGATACCTCTGAAGGCCCCGGCCCCAATGGTAATGCTTTTGTGCAATGGATCACCGTAGAGGATAACGAGTTTTATTATCTTGTAGTAGACAGGCCGCATGGTTTTGGAAACTTCTCTATGGAATGGACGGGTTCGGCTACTTTTCATACCGTTCCTATATTTTTAAATCCGGATAATATTCCGCTGGATATTGCACAATGTGACAAAGATGGTATTGACGACCAATCTACCCCATTTGACCTTACTATATATGAGGATATGTTTATAGGCACACAAAATCCTATGGCTGTAACATATCACGACGATTTAAATGGTGCTATAACAGGGCAGGATCCGATACTTGCGCCTGAAGCGTATGCCAATACATCGCCACAGCAGACGATTTATTTACGGATGACCAATACCGTTACCGGATGTTATTCTACCCATACATTCAACATAGAGGTGACTCCCGATATAACTGCAGGATTACCGGATGACCTTTTTGAGTGCGATGTAAATAAAAACGGAATTACACAATTTAACCTGGCATTGAATGATGCTAATGTAATAAGTACAAACCCTGCTACAACCATTGTAACCTATTATACATCTGCCGAAGATGCCCTATCCGGCGATAACCCAATTGGCCCGGTTTATACCAATACTACACCTTACAGCCAGACTATCTATTCAAGGCTGGAAGATGAAGACGGTTGCTTTAGCTACGATTTTAATTCTTTTACAATAAGCACGCTTGCTCTTCCTGTTTTTAATAATCCGGACGATATTTCGCTTGACATAACGCAGTACGACACCGACGGAGTAAACGATGGCAGTTCACTATTTGACCTGACTGTAAACGAAGCTATGCTTATCGACGGAATACTAAACACATCCGTTACCTATCATAGTGCCCAGGATGACGCTAACACCGGAAATAATGCAATTGCAGTTCCTACCGCGTATCCTGGTATAGCCGATCCGCAAACTATTTACATGCGTATGTACAGTACCGAAACAGAGTGTTTTGATACACTGAATTTCCAGATCAGGCTATTACGTGTACCTGTGCCTCCCCCTCCTCCTATTGAACTCTGTGATATAGATGAAAATGGCTTTAGGGAATTTGATCTTACAGTCAACGATGATCATATAAAATATGCACCAACTGACGAGGTTACTTATTATCTTTCTGAGGCTGATGCCTTAGCTGATACAAATGCGATAGGTCCGCTATACCAAAATGCAGTAGCTTATCAGGATGAAATTATATGGGCAAGGCTTGAAAAAAATTCCGGTAATCCTGTGGGGTACGGCGTTACATCATTTACAATACATATAGCACCGCTGCCGCAGATAAACAACCCTGATGATATCTCATTTGATCAGTCAAAATGCGATCAGGATGGCATTGATGATATTTCTACAGCATTTGACCTTACGCTTTATGAGGCGATTATGATTGGAAACCAGCATAATGTTTCGGTTACCTATTATGAAAACCTGACAGATGCAGGGGGAGGTACTAATACAATTCAAACTCCTTGGGAATATCCTAATATTTCCAATCCCCAAACTATTTACATAAGGCTTTTCGATGCCGTAACAGGCTGTTACCAAACAGGAAGCTTTCAGCTAAACATAGTGCCAACAACCCATATCGGGGAGCTGCCTCCGTTAATAGCCTGTGATGACAACAACGATACCTACGGACAATTTAACCTTGATGCCGTTCTACAGAATATAGAAAACACATTTAGCAGCGATAATGCTGTTGCTACCATTTATGAAACATACAGCGATGCCTATCTTGGTGTAAACGTTATACCGGATACTAATCTGTACGACAATATCGATCCGGTAACACAAACGCTCTATATTCGTGTGGTTTCAAATTTTGGATGCTTTGTTGTCGTTCCACTACAGCTTATTGTTGTTCCGAGGCCGGAGCCTGTTACACCTGCACAGCCTTATGCATTATGCGATAATGGCGAAAGTGACACCGATGGGCAGGCACTATTCGACCTTACTGTTTTTGATGACGAAATACTTGGCAGTATGGATCCTGCATTATTTACGGTAACGTACGAAACAAATGGGACAGTAATAAACACCCCGGGTAGTTACCTCTCGCCTACCGTACAAATAATTGCACGGGTAACCAATAATGCTACAGGCTGTACATACACTGTGCCTGTTAGCCTTGTTGTCAATCCTTTACCTGTACTTTTTAATGATGAATATATTTATTCTGTTTGCGATACCAAAGAGCCTACGGATGATCGCATTGAGTTTTTTGACCTTACCTCTACAATACCTGAGTTTATTACGCCCGATAACCTTAACGGAGTCCTTGTAACTTTTCATCGTGATCTGGAAGATGCACAGGCAGGCACCAATGCCATTGACGATCCTGAGAATTATCAAAACAACCTGGTACCTGCTGTTGAAAGCCTGTTTGTACGTTTTACTATTACAAACACAGGGTGTTATAGATTGGGCTATCTGGATATAAGAGTTGAACCACTACCCGTGCTCCTTGAGCCTACTGTAGAAGACCTTACTGTATGTGATAGCAATGGACAAGGTATTAGCGAATTTAATTTGGCAACGCTTATTCCGCAAATGCAGAATGGCAATCCCGATTTGGAAATTACATTTCACCTGACCGCCGCTAATGCGCAAAGCGGGCAGGATGCTATACCCAACCCGGAAAACTATACTAACGATCAACCTTTCATTCAGCCTATATGGGTACGTGTTGAAAATCCGGATACCGGTTGTTTTAGTGCTTATGCATTTACCTTAACAGTATCCCCTGCACCGCAGGCCCCTGACCTTGAAGATATCACCCTTTGTGATGACACCGACAACAATGGGCAGGACGGGGCGCTAAGGACAGACCTTACAGTATATGAAACACAGATAAAAGAAGCAGTAGCCCCTGTGGAAGTAACCATCACCCATTACCTTTCCAAGGCTGATGCTGATGCGGGTATCAACGGTATTGCCAGCCCTGCAAGGCACATTGCCAGGGATGGGCAGGTGATCTGGGTAAGGGTAGAGAATGCCGCAGGCTGCTATAGCCTGAGTAGCTTTACCATCCATATCAACAAGCCACACCAGTTGGTAACCCCAACACCCCTTGCCGTGTGTAACGAGGCATTGCCAAATGACGGTATTGCGGAGTTTGACCTTACACAAAAAGAGGATGAGATACTGGGCCCTGATGGGGTAGGCCTGGACTACGTTGTAGACTACTTTACCACCGACCCAAAAGCAGACAGCACCGCTGTGGCAATCGCTGACCCTAAGGCCTATGTAAATACAGACAGCAATGGAGCAGCCCAAAACCCAAGGACGATCTGGGTAAGGGTAACCACCACCCAGGGGTGTGTTAGCTATACCACCTTAACCATAAGGGTGCTTCCGCTACCTGTACCCAACTTTAACCCAGCCCCACTTGAGGTATGCGACCAGGATGCTACAGTAGTAGGCAGTGAGCCCTTTGACCTTACCCTTGCACAGGATGATATCCGTAACAACGGCACTAATTATGTGTTCAGCTATTATATTACAGAAGAGGATGCGCAGGCAGGCACCAATGCGATACCTGACCCAACCAGCCACAACAGTGCCAGTGGCAATGTATGGGTAAGGGTTGAGGCCAATACTAATAACCCATCTGATTTGAGGTGCTTCCAGATAGTGGAGCTTGAACTAATAGTGAACCCACTGCCACCGATAGCCGACCTTGCCGACTATGGTATCTGTAACGACACCCCTGCATCCCCTACAGCCTTTAACCTGAAGGAGTATGTAGAGACAGCCCTTGGCGGTAATACAGGTACCATTTACACTATAGGCTACTTTAGCAATGCAGCCCTTACCACACGTGCCACGCCAATAACAGGGTATGTAGTAACAGGCAGTGCAACGGTATACATAGAAGTAGTAAACAACGATACAGGGTGCAGGATCGTAAAAGAGCTTGAGCTTATCGTAGAGC
This region includes:
- a CDS encoding excinuclease ABC subunit B gives rise to the protein MKRLLNIELQKLWKNRASKVLILTYFILLSFIALLSSVNFSFLGIDFRLADMGIFNFPYIWHLNTYIAALLKFFLAVVIVSMMANEYTYGTLKQNLIDGLSKKEFIASKFITVTLFAAVSTVFIFILSLILGYCFSSYTEISIVTTDLIYILAYFVKLTAFFAFCLYIGILIKRSAFAIGFIFVWWIVEGIIKGLLRWKILRDGELSDTVMGFFPLEAMSNLIKEPFTRLQAYKAIENQVSGKESFKFYGVHWYELVIVVCWIAIFVYLSYRTLKKRDL
- a CDS encoding ABC transporter ATP-binding protein, whose translation is METILTITNLHKRFGKVHAVNNVSFEIQKGNVYGILGPNGSGKSTTLGIILNVVNKTSGSYSWFSGKLETHEALKKVGAIIERPNFYPYMTAYDNLKLVCNIKGAALSKIDEKLELVGLLDRKDSKFRTFSLGMKQRLAIASALLNDPEILILDEPTNGLDPQGIRQIRDIIRKIASFGTTILLASHLLDEVEKVCSHVLVLRKGQILYTGSVNGMISNEGFFELQADDANTLKNLMASHPATDKIEETEGKLLVYLKEPLEPAELNRYLSTNGLYLNHLVKRKHSLEEQFIQLTSNQPSN